The following proteins are encoded in a genomic region of Corylus avellana chromosome ca4, CavTom2PMs-1.0:
- the LOC132179404 gene encoding protein DMP3-like yields MSTLRARSTPAKQPSIKDKEATPIPTANVGEPAADAPKAAIQRQPSMARNLTSTAANLANLLPTGTLLAFQLLTPMFTNNGACDAATRPMTIGLLVLLALSCFLASFTDSVKVSDGQVYYGLTTFKGLWLFDYPDPSGAGLPDLSNFKIRLIDGIHAVLSVLVFGAVALRDRNVLQCLYPQPGREIQEVLNIVPVGVGLICSLLFMVFPTRRHGIGYPVTSGK; encoded by the coding sequence ATGTCTACCCTTAGAGCAAGATCCACACCCGCCAAGCAACCATCCATAAAAGATAAAGAAGCCACACCGATCCCCACCGCCAATGTCGGCGAGCCGGCAGCGGATGCCCCGAAAGCCGCTATACAACGTCAGCCGTCTATGGCGCGAAACCTTACAAGCACGGCAGCCAACCTAGCGAACCTCCTTCCGACGGGGACCCTCCTCGCCTTCCAACTCCTCACGCCAATGTTCACCAACAACGGTGCATGTGACGCCGCCACGCGGCCCATGACAATCGGCCTCCTCGTCCTCCTCGCCCTCTCATGCTTCCTTGCAAGCTTCACCGACAGCGTCAAGGTGTCGGATGGACAGGTCTACTACGGCCTCACCACCTTCAAAGGGTTGTGGCTGTTCGATTACCCGGACCCTTCCGGCGCCGGCCTGCCGGATTTaagcaattttaaaataaggTTGATTGATGGGATTCATGCAGTTTTATCTGTGTTGGTGTTTGGTGCTGTGGCTTTGAGGGATAGGAATGTGTTGCAGTGCCTTTATCCACAGCCTGGGCGTGAGATTCAGGAGGTTTTGAACATTGTTCCAGTTGGGGTTGGGCTCATTTGCAGtctcttgtttatggttttccCCACTAGAAGACATGGCATTGGGTACCCTGTGACATCAGGCAAATGa
- the LOC132179709 gene encoding protein DMP3-like, with protein sequence MSNLRPRPTPTKQPSISATPKAPLQRQQSLSQSAVSQTFTATANLAKHLPTGTLLAFQLLIPIFTQNGVCDSATRPLTIILLLLLGLSCFLACFTDTIEASDGQVYHGFATFKGLWLFDYPDPSGTGLPDLRKYQIRFIDVVHAVLSVLVFGAVALRDKNVLQCFYPTPRHETQEVLDIVPLGVGLICSLLFVVFPTRRHGIGFPVTSGKGKEEK encoded by the coding sequence ATGTCTAATCTCAGGCCAAGACCCACACCCACGAAGCAGCCATCCATATCTGCCACCCCAAAAGCCCCACTACAACGTCAACAATCTTTGTCACAAAGTGCAGTCTCCCAAACCTTTACAGCCACAGCAAACCTTGCCAAGCATCTCCCCACAGGCACCCTCTTAGCCTTCCAACTTCTCATACCGATCTTCACCCAAAACGGTGTGTGTGACTCTGCCACTCGCCCCTTGACaatcatcctcctcctcctcctcggCCTCTCCTGCTTCCTCGCGTGCTTCACCGACACAATCGAGGCATCGGATGGGCAAGTCTACCACGGATTTGCCACCTTCAAAGGGCTCTGGCTGTTCGACTATCCCGACCCTTCGGGCACAGGGTTGCCGGATTTGAGGAAGTATCAAATAAGGTTCATAGATGTTGTTCATGCTGTATTATCAGTGCTTGTGTTTGGTGCTGTTGCTTTGAGAGATAAGAATGTGTTGCAGTGCTTTTATCCAACTCCTAGACATGAGACTCAGGAGGTTTTGGACATTGTTCCTCTTGGTGTTGGCCTCATTTGCAGTTTGTTGTTTGTAGTTTTCCCCACCAGAAGGCATGGCATTGGATTCCCTGTCACATCAGgcaaaggcaaagaagaaaagtag
- the LOC132179710 gene encoding CST complex subunit STN1-like has protein sequence MDQRHRLYNTYVKLLAFDLLSLTQTPSHSFSEAISFSRKGTLLSRIETVGTVTYRELKPGKFLKFAIDDGTGCISCVLWLNHFSSTYFARRSPPDVRLIAEAANRFVAEIRLGSVARVRGRITNYRGVVQITVSDVIVERDPNAETLHWLHCISLARKCYDVGTPNK, from the coding sequence ATGGATCAACGCCACCGACTCTACAACACCTATGTAAAACTCCTGGCCTTCGACCTCCTCTCTCTCACCCAAACCCCATCTCATTCTTTCTCAGAAGCCATCTCCTTTTCTCGCAAAGGCACCCTTCTTTCTCGCATAGAAACTGTCGGCACCGTCACCTACCGCGAGCTCAAACCTGGAAAGTTTCTCAAATTCGCCATCGACGACGGCACCGGATGCATCAGCTGCGTCCTCTGGCTCAACCACTTCTCCTCCACCTACTTCGCTCGGCGCAGCCCGCCAGATGTTCGACTTATTGCCGAAGCGGCGAATCGCTTCGTGGCAGAGATTAGGCTCGGGTCGGTGGCCCGAGTGCGCGGGAGGATCACCAATTACCGGGGGGTGGTGCAAATCACGGTGTCGGATGTGATAGTCGAGAGAGACCCAAATGCGGAGACCTTACATTGGTTGCACTGTATTAGTTTGGCTCGCAAGTGTTACGATGTTGGGACTCCAAACAAGTAG
- the LOC132177850 gene encoding probable sodium/metabolite cotransporter BASS1, chloroplastic, translating to MSLSFRPSPFTSPPQLHQRIFIVRHKTPIISLRPKFTNLLTITAIYGNSEHFPVTPSKPRWENLLYTTKLRNFPIINAVHGDSEPAPVTPAKPRWENFLATAASLYPLYVIVGWFVACFKPSAFAWFVKRGPASYSLSLSLIMLAMGITLELKDLIRLFLQRPLSILFGCVAQYTIMPASALIISKVLGLSPSLSVGLILLGCCPGGTASNVVTLIAQGDVPLSIVMTSCTTLAAVLLTPLLTKILAGTYVPVDAIQLSISTLQVVVAPILLGSYLQSAFPAVVKIVTPFTPLFAVLASSLLACSVFSENLVLLKSMVGASLASDLSPLQYAQTLLSGELGVVMLAVGLLHYAGFVVGYISAAIGGFKEPQRRAISIEVGMQNSSLGVVLASSHFSSAMVAVPPAVSAVIMNVMGSSLGFLWRYKDPLDSEESPKAKIDD from the exons ATGTCACTCTCTTTCAGACCCAGTCCCTTCACTTCACCTCCACAACTCCACCAAAGAATTTTCATCGTCAGACACAAAACACCCATTATTTCTTTACGACCAAAGTTCACAAATTTACTCACTATCACAGCTATTTATGGGAATTCTGAACATTTTCCTGTCACTCCTTCAAAACCCAGATGGGAAAACTTGTTATATACTACAAAGCTCAGAAATTTTCCAATAATCAACGCTGTTCATGGAGATTCTGAACCTGCGCCTGTAACTCCAGCAAAACCCAGATGGGAAAACTTTTTAGCTACTGCAGCGAGCTTGTACCCTCTTTATGTGATTGTTGGATGGTTTGTTGCTTGCTTTAAGCCATCTGCTTTTGCATGGTTTGTTAAGAGAGGCCCAGCATCATATAGCTTGTCTCTTTCCTTGATTATGTTGGCAATGGGTATCACTCTGGAGCTCAAGGACTTGATCCGTCTGTTCTTGCAAAGGCCCCTCTCA ATATTATTCGGTTGCGTTGCTCAGTACACAATTATGCCAGCTTCTGCATTGATTATTAGCAAAGTCCTGGGGCTTTCGCCATCACTTTCAGTTGGCTTAATATTGCTTGGTTGTTGCCCTGGTGGTACCGCTTCCAATGTG GTGACCTTAATTGCTCAAGGGGATGTTCCTTTGTCTATTGTCATGACGTCGTGCACTACTCTTGCAGCAGTACTTCTGACTCCTCTTTTAACAAAGATACTAGCAGGGACTTATGTTCCTGTTGATGCCATTCAACTTTCTATCAGCACCCTGCAG GTGGTGGTTGCACCAATTCTGTTAGGTTCTTATCTACAGAGCGCATTTCCTgcagtggtgaaaattgtgacgCCTTTCACACCACTTTTTGCTGTTTTGGCTTCATCACTCCTTGCATGCAG TGTATTTTCTGAAAATCTTGTCCTGCTCAAGTCAATGGTTGGCGCATCGTTGGCATCTGATCTTTCTCCCCTTCAGTACGCTCAAACATTATTATCTGGTGAACTTGGGGTTGTAATGCTTGCTGTGGGATTATTACATTATGCTGGTTTCGTAGTTGG GTATATATCAGCAGCTATTGGTGGGTTCAAAGAACCACAGCGACGAGCAATATCAATTGAG GTTGGCATGCAAAATTCTTCCTTAGGCGTGGTTTTAGCATCGTCCCATTTTTCCTCAGCCATGGTTGCAGTACCTCCAGCTGTATCTGCCGTAATTATGAATGTCATGGGTAGCAGTTTGGGTTTCCTTTGGAGATACAAGGATCCTTTGGATTCAGAGGAGAGCCCTAAAGCTAAAATTGATGATTAG
- the LOC132178848 gene encoding ion channel DMI1 has product MTETNEDSTPNPELDPEPNPNKSERRLLKKSKTIAEHPGHTPHFPGPLFPAVRRITTLPNSHAPPRTSGLRVSVPGGEDPSWHHPNNANDRDYIYPPILGAYPTRDRAVPVKAKPRKPEPSDSSRRGRSVDVKLPDRTNRITAPVGKTDKNENNNRHSDSKKPLVEPRRQVSLASTSLVSPLGVGRSREFKLLLSLYLLSFSFILSVSYAVYLQNRVAKLQEQNSNLCRLCGHKDGCNGSIRDLPFEDINPISYFGKADSRTVALYTVVVTLVMPFLLYKYLDHLPQIKSPSKRTKINKEEVPLKKRIAYMVDVCFSVYPYAKLLALLFATGFLIGFGGLALYAVSESESSFAEALWLSWTFVADSGNHADRVGTGPRIVSVSITSGGMLIFAMMLGLVSDAISEKVDSLRKGKSEVIESNHILILGWSDKLGSLLKQLAIANKSIGGGVIVVLAERDKEEMEMDIAKLEFDLMGTSIICRSGSPLILADLKKVSVSKARAIIVLASDENADQSDARALRVVLSLTGVKEGLRGHVVVEMSDLDNEPLVKLVGGELIETVVAHDVIGRLMIQCALQPGLAQIWEDILGFENAEFYIKRWPQLDGLCFEDVLISFPDAIPCGIKVAADGGKIILNPDDKYVLTDGDEVLVIAEDDDTYAPGPIPEVRCGLFQKVPDPPKFPEKILFCGWRRDIDDMIMVLEAFLAPGSELWMFNEVPEKEREKKLTDGGLEISRLENIKLVHREGNAVIRRHLESLPLETFDSILILADESLEDSIVHSDSRSLATLLLIRDIQSKRLPFKDTKSPSLRLSAFSHSSWISEIERASDRSIIISEILDSRTRNLVSVSRISDYVLSNELISMALASVAEDKQINRVLEELFAEEGNEMCIKPAEFYLFDQEELCFYDIMIRGRQRQEIVIGYRVANAERAIINPSPKSKRRKWSLNDVFVVISSGE; this is encoded by the exons ATGACTGAAACCAATGAAGATTCGACTCCGAACCCGGAGCTGGATCCGGAACCGAACCCGAACAAATCAGAGAGGCGGCTGCTCAAGAAGTCCAAAACGATCGCGGAGCACCCGGGGCACACGCCGCACTTTCCAGGCCCACTCTTCCCGGCCGTCCGCCGCATCACTACGCTCCCCAACTCCCACGCCCCTCCACGGACGTCCGGCCTCCGCGTCTCCGTCCCCGGCGGAGAAGATCCCTCCTGGCACCACCCCAATAACGCCAACGACCGCGACTACATCTACCCTCCCATCCTCGGCGCCTATCCCACTAGAGACAGAGCGGTCCCGGTCAAAGCCAAGCCTCGCAAGCCCGAGCCGTCGGATTCGAGCCGCCGTGGCCGTTCGGTCGACGTGAAGTTGCCGGATAGAACGAACCGTATTACAGCTCCTGTGGGTAAAACTGATAAAAACGAGAATAATAATAGACATTCGGATTCTAAGAAGCCGCTGGTGGAGCCGAGACGTCAAGTTTCGCTGGCTTCGACGAGTTTGGTGAGTCCACTCGGTGTAGGGAGATCTCGGGAATTTAAGCTGTTGTTGAGCCTatatttg CTCagtttctcttttatattatcTGTATCTTATGCAGTTTATCTGCAGAACAGAGTGGCAAAACTTCAG GAACAGAATAGTAATCTCTGTAGACTTTGCGGTCACAAAGATGGTTGTAATGGCAGCATCAGGGATTTACCATTTGAAGATATTAATCCAATATCTTATTTTGGTAAAGCTGACAGTAGAACTGTTGCGTTGTATACCGTGGTGGTCACACTTGTTATGCCATTTCTGCTGTACAAATATCTTGATCATCTTCCCCAAATCAAAAGTCCTTCGAAGAGGACAAAGATTAACAAGGAGGAGGTTCCCTTGAAGAAGAGAATTGCATACATGGTGGATGTCTGTTTCTCTGTATACCCTTATGCAAAGCTGCTTGCACTCCTCTTTGCCACTGGATTTCTTATAGGATTTGGTGGATTGGCATTGTATGCGGTCAGTGAGAGTGAGAGTAGTTTTGCTGAAGCTCTTTGGCTTTCCTGGACTTTCGTGGCTGACTCAGGGAATCATGCTGACAGGGTTGGCACTGGGCCAAGGATTGTTTCTGTCTCTATAACTTCAGGGGGCATGCTGATATTTGCAATGATGCTGGGGCTAGTTTCTGATGCTATCTCAGAGAAGGTGGATTCACTGCGGAAAGGGAAGAGTGAAGTCATTGAAAGCAATCACATACTTATTCTTGGATGGAGTGACAAACTG GGTTCACTCTTGAAGCAGCTTGCAATAGCAAACAAGAGCATCGGTGGTGGAGTCATTGTTGTACTTGCAGAACGAGACAAGGAGGAAATGGAGATGGATATAGCAAAGCTAGAATTTGACTTGATGGGGACAtctattatatgcagaagtggcaGTCCTCTTATACTGGCCGACTTAAAGAAG GTCTCAGTTTCAAAGGCTCGTGCAATCATTGTGTTAGCTTCAGATGAAAATGCCGATCAG AGTGATGCACGTGCTTTGAGGGTTGTGCTCAGTCTCACTGGAGTGAAAGAGGGTTTGAGGGGTCATGTTGTTGTGGAGATGAGTGACCTTGACAATGAGCCCCTGGTGAAGTTAGTTGGAGGGGAACTTATTGAAACAGTAGTTGCTCATGATGTGATTGGACGCTTGATGATACAATGCGCTCTGCAACCTGGCCTTGCACAG ATATGGGAGGATATATTGGGGTTTGAGAATGCTGAGTTTTATATCAAAAGGTGGCCTCAATTGGATGGTCTTTGTTTTGAAGATGTGCTTATATCATTTCCTGACGCCATTCCCTGTGGAATTAAGGTGGCTGCTGATGGTGGAAAGATAATCTTAAATCCTGATGATAAATATGTTTTGACAGATGGGGATGAAGTCCTTGTTATAGCTGAAGATGATGACACATATGCTCCAGGCCCCATTCCAGAg GTACGTTGTGGTCTTTTTCAAAAAGTTCCTGACCCTCCAAAATTTCCCGAGAAGATATTGTTTTGTGGCTGGCGTCGAGAcattgatgatatgattatg GTTCTAGAGGCATTTCTGGCTCCAGGTTCAGAACTGTGGATGTTTAATGAGGTtccagagaaagagagagagaagaagctTACCGATGGTGGACTTGAAATATCTAGATTAGAGAACATAAAACTCGTCCACCGTGAGGGAAATGCTGTCATTCGACGGCATTTAGAAAGTCTTCCTCTAGAGACTTTTGATTCT ATACTAATTCTTGCAGACGAATCACTGGAAGACTCAATTGTTCATTCTGACTCAAGATCTCTTGCCACCCTTCTCCTTATCCGAGATATACAG TCAAAGCGTCTGCCATTCAAAGATACAAAGTCACCTTCTTTACGGTTATCTGCGTTCTCTCATAGCTCTTGGATCAGTGAAATAGAGCGAGCTTCAGACAGATCAATAATAATTAGTGAAATCCTGGATTCTAGGACTAGAAACCTGGTATCAGTATCCAGAATCAGTGACTATGTGCTATCAAATGAACTGATCAGTATGGCACTAGCATCAGTGGCTgaagacaaacaaataaaccGTGTTCTTGAGGAGCTGTTTGCAGAGGAG GGTAATGAGATGTGCATCAAGCCTGCAGAATTCTATTTATTTGACCAGGAGGAACTCTGCTTTTATGATATAATGATTCGGGGTCGTCAAAGGCAGGAAATTGTCATTGGGTATCGCGTTGCAAATGCAGAGCGTGCCATAATTAACCCTTCACCGAAGTCCAAACGAAGAAAATGGTCCCTTAATGATGTTTTCGTTGTCATTTCATCGGGTGAATGA
- the LOC132179201 gene encoding glyoxylase I 4-like, protein MGNIGEVGEIESFSSFGSSSSSSTTMPLLSLNHVSYVCKSVSRSVRFYEEVLGFVMIKRPSSFNFEGAWLFKYGIGIHLLEAENLPTKKGAINPKDNHISFQCSDMKLIMQKLEEMNIEYVTAVVEEGGITVDQLFFHDPDGYMIEICNCQNLPVLPLSSCPLKLPKTTTKSSMSFPYYGKGGREVQCSGQAEALMMENLVVDMMNISF, encoded by the exons atgggaaatATTGGAGAAGTGGGGGAGATTGAgagcttttcttcttttggttcatcttcatcatcttcaacaACAATGCCTCTACTGTCTTTGAATCATGTCTCATATGTCTGCAAGTCTGTGAGCAGGTCTGTGAGGTTCTATGAGGAGGTCTTGGGATTTGTTATGATCAAACGCCCTTCCTCCTTCAACTTTGAAGGAGCTTG gTTGTTCAAGTATGGTATTGGCATACATTTGCTTGAGGCAGAGAATCTCCCAACAAAGAAGGGTGCAATAAATCCAAAAGACAACCACATTTCATTCCAATGCTCAGACATGAAGCTCATTATGCAGAAACTAGAGGAGATGAATATAGAGTATGTTACAGCAGTGGTGGAAGAAGGTGGAATTACAGTTGACCAGCTCTTCTTCCATGACCCAGATGGATACATGATTGAAATATGCAATTGCCAAAATCTCCCTGTTCTTCCACTTTCATCATGCCCTCTCAAGCTGCCTAAAACTACTACTAAGAGCAGCATGTCCTTCCCATATTATG GTAAGGGAGGTAGAGAGGTGCAATGCTCTGGACAAGCTGAGGCATTGATGATGGAGAACTTGGTGGTGGACATGATGAacatttcattttaa